A DNA window from Betaproteobacteria bacterium contains the following coding sequences:
- the guaB gene encoding IMP dehydrogenase, which translates to MKVVKKALTFDDVLLIPAHSAVLPRDVSLQTRLTAKIGLNIPLLSAAMDTVTESRLAIALAQEGGIGIIHKNMTGQMQAAEVLRVKRFESGVVKDPITVTPDMSVRDVIALTRKHNFSGLPVLVGKKVVGIVTNRDLRFETKLDQPVKNVMTPKSRLVTVKEGTTREEALALMHKHRLERVLVVNKAFELRGLITVKDVLKSSEHPFACKDDMGRLRVGAAVGIGEGTDQRVELLVEAGVDVIVVDTAHGHSKNVMNRVKWVKKHFPQVDVIGGNIATAAAALALMDHGADCVKVGIGPGSICTTRIVAGVGVPQITAIADVTAALAKHGIPCIADGGIRFSGDMAKALAAGASTVMLGGMFAGTEEAPGETELYQGRSYKSYRGMGSVAAMQKGSSDRYFQDPQNNADKFVPEGVEGRVAYKGSMLGVVHQLTGGLRSSMGYLGCKTIDEMHKNAQFVEITSAGIRESHVHDVQITKEAPNYRVD; encoded by the coding sequence GTGAAAGTCGTCAAAAAAGCCCTGACCTTTGATGATGTGCTGTTGATCCCCGCGCATTCTGCTGTTCTTCCCCGCGACGTTTCCCTTCAAACCCGTCTGACCGCCAAAATCGGCCTGAATATCCCGCTGCTGTCCGCGGCGATGGATACCGTCACGGAGTCGCGCCTTGCGATTGCGCTGGCGCAGGAGGGTGGCATCGGTATCATTCACAAGAACATGACCGGACAAATGCAGGCGGCCGAAGTTCTGCGGGTGAAGCGATTTGAGAGTGGGGTGGTCAAGGATCCAATTACGGTCACGCCGGATATGAGTGTCCGCGATGTGATCGCGTTGACCCGCAAACATAATTTCTCGGGACTTCCGGTGCTCGTCGGCAAGAAGGTGGTGGGCATCGTCACCAACCGCGATCTGCGCTTCGAGACAAAGCTGGATCAACCAGTCAAGAACGTCATGACGCCGAAGTCCAGGCTGGTGACGGTGAAAGAAGGAACGACCCGCGAAGAAGCACTCGCGCTGATGCACAAGCATCGACTGGAGCGCGTGCTGGTGGTGAACAAAGCCTTTGAGTTACGCGGCCTCATCACGGTGAAGGACGTGCTGAAATCGAGCGAACATCCTTTTGCCTGCAAAGATGACATGGGTCGCCTGCGTGTTGGCGCCGCGGTCGGCATTGGCGAAGGCACGGACCAGCGCGTTGAATTGCTGGTGGAAGCTGGCGTTGATGTCATCGTGGTCGATACCGCGCACGGGCATTCGAAAAATGTGATGAACCGCGTCAAATGGGTGAAGAAACATTTTCCGCAAGTCGACGTGATCGGCGGCAACATTGCCACCGCCGCTGCGGCGCTGGCACTCATGGATCATGGTGCGGATTGCGTGAAAGTCGGTATTGGGCCAGGCTCGATCTGCACCACGCGCATTGTCGCGGGAGTGGGCGTGCCGCAAATCACGGCCATTGCCGACGTCACGGCGGCGCTGGCGAAACATGGCATTCCCTGCATCGCCGATGGCGGGATTCGCTTTTCAGGCGACATGGCGAAAGCGCTGGCAGCGGGTGCCTCGACGGTGATGCTCGGCGGGATGTTTGCTGGCACGGAAGAGGCGCCCGGCGAGACCGAGCTCTATCAAGGGCGTTCGTACAAGAGCTATCGCGGTATGGGTTCGGTGGCCGCGATGCAAAAAGGATCTTCGGATCGGTATTTCCAGGATCCGCAAAACAATGCCGACAAGTTTGTGCCGGAAGGCGTGGAGGGTCGCGTGGCGTACAAGGGCAGCATGCTGGGTGTCGTGCATCAGTTAACGGGCGGATTGCGTTCCAGCATGGGCTACCTGGGCTGCAAAACCATCGACGAAATGCACAAGAATGCACAGTTTGTCGAAATCACGTCTGCCGGCATTCGTGAGTCGCACGTGCACGATGTGCAGATCACCAAAGAAGCGCCTAATTATCGCGTCGATTGA
- a CDS encoding DUF4124 domain-containing protein: MKSPIQLFIAIAILLATATVAAQVYKWVDKDGQVQYSDAPPPPGSSKAEAKKVETSAPVASTANTPAKTLQDRAKDYDKRRTDVADSAKKAEATRKNDEIAEENCKSARAGLRDLESGRPIRRTNEKGEINVMTEEEREAELTKVRAAAAASCKA, translated from the coding sequence ATGAAATCCCCGATTCAATTATTCATTGCCATCGCTATTTTGCTGGCGACCGCGACTGTCGCGGCACAGGTCTACAAGTGGGTAGACAAGGATGGCCAAGTGCAATACAGCGATGCGCCACCTCCGCCGGGGTCGTCGAAGGCCGAGGCGAAGAAAGTTGAGACCAGTGCGCCGGTGGCATCAACCGCCAACACGCCCGCGAAAACTCTGCAGGATCGCGCCAAGGACTATGACAAACGCCGCACCGACGTGGCGGACAGTGCCAAGAAAGCGGAAGCAACACGAAAAAATGACGAAATCGCCGAAGAGAACTGCAAATCGGCCCGCGCCGGCTTGCGCGATCTGGAGAGCGGACGGCCGATTCGCCGTACCAACGAAAAGGGCGAGATCAACGTCATGACCGAAGAAGAGCGTGAAGCCGAACTTACCAAGGTACGCGCCGCGGCCGCCGCATCATGTAAAGCCTGA